In one Palaemon carinicauda isolate YSFRI2023 chromosome 25, ASM3689809v2, whole genome shotgun sequence genomic region, the following are encoded:
- the LOC137619165 gene encoding general transcription factor II-I repeat domain-containing protein 2-like: MDKAGPSTPKKVKQRRGELPKNEKSPPRKQRFRQEWLQKDEFRGWLTEVKDDPFHALCKACNSKLVAGHSELVKHSNRESHKRSVKVIAHQPSAGSFFQRGKSSKGTGSTQDDIKKLEIILSGVFAEHNISMNTIDHLIDALKIGIPNCDVIQGVSLHRTKCSYIIKNVIAKANKKKLIETLKEKKFSILVDEGTDISKVKIIAVLVRYFDDEGKGRVVTQLLEAISHDARNSDAETLSKVVKSCFVEKSIPLTNIIAMAADNASVLVGKNNSLMTKLQRDADESFFTLKCICHSLHIVASKATSNLPRNIEDFVRNIASYFSHSSKRQAELAELQEYLAAERHKMLRLSDTRWLAMQHCIERILNQWEVLKLLFFQAQIEDKVISAELIMKEFNNPYTKAYLTFFKYVLGYFNQLNVLFQSKNNLIGILQDESLRMTRLICKNFIKPQYLSDLSRIDPNNEAQLIPLSQIELGYECEALLATTKNLEGNKHFRQRCLSFYQTAFMELVKRLPLFDSLYSEMKFVISKVALDIEVRKKLPNLETLAKKYEHLVGSVNEIQKEWNDLPIYFNSDECEMLKKKNNEEFWVYLSQLKNYSDEFVFKNLAYLAKLVLTLPHSNAETERIFSMMGDAKTKKRNKMGPELLDSILFINSNLKSKGENCLYLAKGINEDYLSFHNVQMYDFKQSESS, from the exons ATGGATAAGGCTGGACCGAGCACACCGAAGAAAGTAAAACAGAGGAGAGGAGAACTCCCGAAAAATGAAAAATCCCCTCCTAGAAAGCAGCGATTTAGACAAGAATGGTTACAG AAAGATGAATTTCGTGGATGGTTAACTGAAGTCAAGGATGACCCTTTTCATGCCCTCTGCAAAGCGTGCAATAGTAAACTTGTAGCAGGACACAGTGAGTTGGTAAAACACAGTAACAGGGAATCGCACAAGAGATCAGTTAAAGTAATTGCACATCAACCATCTGCAGGTTCATTTTTTCAGAGAGGTAAATCTAGTAAAGGAACTGGAAGTACACAGGATGATATCAAGAAGCTAGAAATAATACTAAGTGGGGTATTTGCTGAACACAACATATCTATGAACACTATTGATCACTTAATTGATGCTTTAAAAATTGGTATACCTAACTGTGATGTCATCCAAGGTGTTTCTTTGCACAGAACAAAATGCTCTTacattattaaaaatgttattgcAAAAGCTAACAAGAAAAAATTGATTGAGACTCTAAAAGAGAAAAAGTTCTCCATTTTAGTAGATGAAGGTACAGATATATCCAAAGTAAAGATTATTGCAGTGCTAGTTAGATATTTTGATGATGAGGGTAAAGGTCGAGTTGTCACACAGCTGTTAGAAGCAATTTCACACGATGCCAGAAATAGTGATGCCGAGACTCTTAGTAAAGTAGTAAAATCATGTTTTGTAGAGAAAAGTATTCCCTTGACCAACATAATCGCCATGGCAGCAGACAATGCAAGTGTATTAGTAGGAAAAAACAACTCTCTTATGACCAAATTGCAAAGAGATGCAGATGAAAGCTTCTTTACTTTAAAATGTATATGTCATTCGCTCCATATAGTGGCTAGCAAAGCAACAAGTAATTTGCCGAGaaatattgaagatttcgttcgaaatATTGCTTCATATTTTAGTCACAGCTCAAAAAGGCAGGCAGAGCTAGCAGAATTGCAGGAATATCTTGCTGCCGAAAGACATAAGATGCTTAGACTTTCTGATACAAGATGGCTTGCAATGCAGCACTGCATTGAACGAATACTGAATCAGTGGGAAGTTTTAAAGCTCTTATTCTTTCAGGCCCAGATAGAAGATAAGGTTATTTCAGCAGAACTTATAATGAAAGAATTTAACAATCCATATACAAAAGCTTACCTGACATTTTTTAAGTATGTGCTTGGATATTTTAATCAACTAAATGTTCTTTTTCAAAGTAAAAACAATTTGATTGGTATCCTACAAGATGAGAGCTTAAGAATGACAAGACTTATTTGTAAGAACTTTATCAAACCCCAATATCTATCCGATTTGTCCAGAATTGATCCTAATAATGAAGCACAGCTTATTCCGCTTAGTCAAATAGAGTTAGGATACGAATGTGAGGCACTACTTGCTACTACTAAGAATTTGGAAGGTAACAAGCATTTCAGACAAAGGTGCCTTTCCTTTTATCAAACAGCATTCATGGAACTTGTGAAACGGTTACCTCTCTTTGATTCTCTGTACTCAGAAATGAAATTTGTAATCTCCAAGGTAGCATTAGATATCGAGGTCAGGAAAAAATTGCCAAATTTGGAGACTCTAGCCAAAAAGTATGAGCATCTTGTAGGCTCTGTTAATGAAATTCAAAAAGAGTGGAATGATTTGCCTATATATTTCAATTCAGATGAGTGTGAAatgctaaaaaagaaaaacaatgaagaaTTTTGGGTGTATCTCTCTCAATTAAAGAATTATTCAGATGAATTTGTTTTCAAGAATTTGGCATATCTGGCTAAACTTGTTTTAACATTGCCTCACTCGAATGCTGAAACAGAACGAATATTTTCGATGATGGGTGATGctaaaacaaaaaagagaaataagatgggacCTGAACTGTTAGACTCCATATTATTTATCAATTCAAACTTGAAATCCAAAGGTGAAAATTGTTTATATCTAGCCAAGGGCATTAATGAAGATTACCTCAGTTttcataatgtacaaatgtatgatttCAAACAGTCTGAGAGTAGTTAA